From Microcystis aeruginosa NIES-2549, a single genomic window includes:
- a CDS encoding DUF433 domain-containing protein, which produces MESRIHINPDICNGRPVIAGTRIPVQTVMEFLGAGDSIEEVIE; this is translated from the coding sequence ATGGAAAGTCGTATCCATATCAATCCAGATATTTGTAATGGAAGACCTGTTATAGCTGGAACCCGAATTCCGGTGCAAACAGTTATGGAATTTTTAGGAGCAGGGGATTCTATTGAAGAAGTAATTGAATAA
- a CDS encoding DUF5615 family PIN-like protein, producing the protein MVTKDTDFSDQLMLNFFAPKVVHLRFGNIRKREFHQFLARIWPEFEALVIEHKLVNVYLDRIEAFR; encoded by the coding sequence ATTGTTACGAAAGATACAGACTTTTCCGATCAACTAATGCTTAATTTTTTTGCACCCAAAGTAGTACATCTCCGTTTTGGCAATATACGAAAACGAGAATTTCATCAGTTTTTAGCTCGTATTTGGCCAGAGTTTGAAGCTTTGGTTATTGAACATAAATTAGTTAATGTCTATTTAGATAGAATTGAAGCATTTAGATAA
- a CDS encoding element excision factor XisI family protein produces MDNTVNYADILTQVIRKESAMQPRLQTLKITPVCDPESGNFLIIMTGWEKEAWINTILFHARLLKNKIVIEDDNLEEGLTTNLIQAGIPPEDIITGLSLE; encoded by the coding sequence ATGGATAACACAGTAAATTATGCCGATATTCTGACTCAAGTTATCAGAAAAGAGTCGGCGATGCAACCTCGATTACAAACCCTTAAAATTACCCCAGTTTGTGATCCAGAATCAGGCAACTTTTTAATAATTATGACTGGTTGGGAAAAAGAAGCGTGGATTAATACAATTTTATTTCACGCTCGTTTATTGAAAAATAAAATTGTCATTGAAGATGATAATCTTGAAGAAGGATTAACAACCAATTTAATTCAAGCTGGGATTCCCCCAGAAGATATTATTACTGGACTTTCCCTAGAGTAA
- a CDS encoding DUF1349 domain-containing protein, translating to MRLSENFLQPALSDDFYWLNEPTHYRLGNGLEISTDEKTDFWQNTHYGFQRDDGHCLLMRQVGDFSLMTQVEFQPREKYDQCGLMVRIDSQNWIKVSTEYESEQASRLGSVVTNLGYSDWATQDISSRYREMWYRISKRGSDFLLENSYDGQAWLQMRITHLHKIADDCQIGVYACSPIGKAFRCCFKTLEISDNQWLAIPEAS from the coding sequence ATGCGACTTAGTGAAAATTTTTTACAGCCAGCATTGTCAGATGATTTTTACTGGCTCAACGAGCCGACGCATTATCGTTTGGGTAATGGCTTGGAAATTTCTACAGATGAAAAAACTGATTTTTGGCAAAACACACACTATGGTTTTCAAAGAGATGATGGGCATTGCTTATTGATGCGACAAGTTGGGGATTTTTCCCTAATGACCCAAGTAGAATTTCAGCCTCGGGAAAAATATGATCAATGTGGCCTAATGGTGCGGATTGACAGTCAGAATTGGATAAAAGTTTCCACGGAATATGAAAGCGAACAAGCTAGTCGGCTTGGTTCTGTGGTGACCAATTTGGGATATTCTGATTGGGCAACGCAAGACATTTCTTCACGATACCGCGAAATGTGGTATCGCATCAGTAAACGGGGGAGCGATTTTCTGCTAGAGAATTCTTATGATGGGCAGGCTTGGCTGCAAATGCGGATCACACACTTACACAAGATAGCCGACGATTGCCAAATCGGAGTGTATGCCTGCAGCCCGATAGGCAAAGCGTTTCGCTGTTGTTTCAAAACCTTGGAAATCTCAGACAATCAGTGGCTGGCAATACCGGAAGCCAGCTAA